From one Branchiostoma floridae strain S238N-H82 chromosome 3, Bfl_VNyyK, whole genome shotgun sequence genomic stretch:
- the LOC118411467 gene encoding endosomal/lysosomal potassium channel TMEM175-like: protein MARDQHISSSERLLSYSDAVFSIITTIMIVPLGGETVEEIHSSEDLLEGVKSIWFKILVYATTFVIVASTWSTHKTLFGYIEKVNETIILLNLGVLMASTFLPFSFLMFAEHPTEPLAVVLFCASVAIAGALMAGIAWQAYSRPNLLEEDEARYGEMKTKRYRTMLMVLGKPVIAVVAAGIGWIRIEAAWALLVMLLLEPLLRQVIISLYYFGKGNGEAGCKILLPSRLLVDTSDTLRTRVYSDGVYAIIATLIILDICVENVPSKEDDIAKHGDLITALKHDQHVFMSYAGTFITICMLWYLHHSIYYRIDVENPLLEFFNKLALMFAGLLPIVFKITGEFGKEVSAGDAALAVQLNACTVLFSSIWHLVMWIIIMKNKSKLIHHFVDVNEDKYMNAFMLIKLSVYPVISLLLFLLCFVPVWKFDSEVINWVQICTPAVFITIKIVRNCVQRREDKNRPSGTPAMSHLDANESNHKRNNRDRENDITAV, encoded by the exons GACCTGCTGGAGGGCGTGAAATCCATATGGTTCAAGATTCTTGTGTACGCCACTACGTTTGTGATTGTGGCTTCAACTTGGAGTACCCATAAAAC ATTGTTCGGATACATAGAAAAAGTCAACGAGACAATCATACTACTCAATCTG GGAGTTTTAATGGCGTCGACTTTCCTACCGTTCTCA TTCCTGATGTTTGCGGAACATCCAACGGAACCGCTTGCAGTAGTTTTGTTCTGTGCAAGCGTTGCTATAGCCGGTGCTCTCATG GCAGGGATAGCATGGCAGGCCTACAGTAGGCCAAATCTGCTGGAAGAAGATGAAGCAAGATATGGCGAAATG aaaacCAAACGCTATCGAACAATGTTGATGGTACTCGGGAAGCCAGTCATCGCCGTGGTTGCTGCCGGCATCGGGTGGATCCGGATTGAGGCT GCCTGGGCTCTACTGGTGATGCTTCTATTGGAGCCGCTGCTGCGCCAGGTCATCATATCCCTCTACTACTTCGGGAAAG GAAACGGAGAAGCTGGATGTAAAATTCTCTTGCCGTCACGCCTTCTCGTGGATACGTCTGACACTCTCCGAACCAGGG TCTACAGTGACGGTGTTTATGCAATCATAGCCACACTTATCATCTTGGACATATG TGTGGAGAACGTCCCGTCTAAGGAAGATGACATCGCGAAGCATGGTGACCTCATCACAGCTCTGAAACACGACCAGCACGTGTTCATGTCTTATGCCGGCACTTTTATCACAATCT GTATGCTGTGGTATCTCCACCACTCAATTTACTAC CGCATCGACGTAGAAaacccccttctggagttttTCAACAAGTTG GCCCTCATGTTTGCTGGACTACTTCCGATCGTGTTCAAGATTACCGGAGAATTCGGAAAAGAG GTGTCTGCAGGTGACGCTGCCCTCGCTGTACAGCTGAACGCCTGCACGGTGCTGTTCTCCAGCATCTGGCACCTGGTCATGTGGATCATCATCATGAAAAACAA GTCGAAGCTGATTCATCATTTCGTTGATGTCAATGAAGACAAATACATGAACGCGTTCATGTTGATCAAGTTGAGCGTGTACCCTGTCATCAG TCTCCTGCTGTTTCTCTTGTGCTTCGTGCCAGTCTGGAAATTCGACTCGGAAGTCATCAACTGG GTACAAATTTGCACTCCTGCTGTGTTCATCACCATCAAGATTGTCCGTAATTGTGTGCAG AGGCGAGAGGACAAAAATCGACCCTCAGGAACCCCAGCGATGTCTCATCTAGATGCGAATGAGTCCAATCATAAGCGGAACAACAGAGATCGCGAGAACGACATCACTGCTGTGTGA